In Salmo trutta chromosome 37, fSalTru1.1, whole genome shotgun sequence, the following proteins share a genomic window:
- the LOC115177128 gene encoding serine/arginine-rich splicing factor 10 has protein sequence MARYMRPPNPSLFIRNISDESRPEELRREFGRYGPIVDVYIPLDFSTRRPRGFAYIQFEDVRDAEDALHNLDHKWVCGRQIEIQFAQGDRKTPNQMKTKESSPRRGSRSSSFSRYDDYERGDGRRRRSRSRSYERRRSRSPSCDRRPRRSESPRDSRSYGRHRRSRSHENDRYRGPPREHHRMHHAPPSRNRSASRSPSHPRSRPKDTKSQSKSPSPVKDFHTSSGSQKQACRRSYSRSVSRSRSRS, from the exons ATGGCTAGGTACATGAGACCCCCTAACCCATCACTCTTCATTAGAAACATCTCCGACGAATCCAG gCCAGAGGAACTACGCCGTGAATTTGGTCGTTATGGGCCTATTGTAGATGTCTACATTCCACTTGACTTTTCTACACGGCGACCAAGAGGATTTGCTTACATTCA ATTCGAGGACGTGCGAGATGCAGAGGATGCCCTCCACAACCTGGACCACAAGTGGGTGTGTGGTCGACAGATCGAGATCCAGTTTGCACAGGGTGACCGAAAAA CCCCCAACCAGATGAAGACTAAGGAGAGCTCTCCTCGCAGAGGGTCCCGCAGCAGCTCCTTCTCCCGCTACGACGACTACGAACGCGGCGATGGCCGACGCAGACGCTCTCGCAGTCGCAGCTACGAAAGGCGCCGGTCGCGCAGCCCTTCCTGCGACCGCCGTCCTCGGAGGTCAGAGAGCCCTAGAGA CTCTCGATCATATGGCAGGCACAGGCGAAGCAGAAGCCATGAAAATGACAG GTACAGGGGCCCTCCACGTGAACACCACAGGATGCACCACGCACCCCCGTCTCGTAACCGCTCCgcctcccgctccccctctcatCCCAGATCCAGGCCCAAAGACACAAAGTCCCAGTCCAAATCCCCCAGCCCCGTCAAGGACTTCCACACCTCTTCTGGCTCCCAGAAACAGGCCTGTCGACGCTCCTACTCGAGATCCGTGTCCCGGTCTCGCTCCAGATCCTAG